The sequence TGGCACTGACGCTAACGGGCAAGcactgctgccgcgcccatgcgcggcgcccagtggaagcagacgaagaaaactgccttcgccgcttgAGCAGGACGGATGAAGGACCCGGAAAAGCAACCTGCCGTTTCGGGCGAAACGCACCAGTTGTTATTAGCTCTGTGTTAATAGGGatccggcggcgggggggaggaTGCCTGTGAATACGCGGAACGGCGTCCAGTACCGCTGCTGACCCACTGTCAGAACTGGCATCCGCTCCCATCGATCCATTAGTCGGATCTGGCGAGCCTGAAGCCTGCGGGGGGTCGGCGAGGTCAACAGTACGTTGCGAAGATGCGGCAGATCGCACGCAAGAGGACTGCTGCTCCCAACCCACTTCTAAAAGGCTAGCCAAATGTTTCCCCAGTGCTGAGATCGTCTGCGGATCGTCGGGGTTCGCCGTCTCTGACCCAGAAGAcacggagagcgacgacaaCGTGTCGGCACCGCGGGCCGCAGGTGGTTCTGAGACGGACGCTGAGGGAGGACGCTgcgtcgaggaagaagacggagtAGAGGATGCCGCGCAAGGAACAGACTCTGGCCGTTCACTAGGCGAACCACTCGGCAGCCCCCGAGACGAAGATGATGACACAGGTGACGGGATGCGGTCAGATACGCGAGACAGCTCAGGCACCCCCGGTGACGGGGAAGTACCACGGTTGGACCCCCGTTCTCGAACTCCTGCCGAAGCACCAAGGCTGAGAATCTCCCTGAGCCACTGAGCGCCATCGCCTTTGGGACGGCACGACGCCagggcgcctggcgcgggcTGTCCATCTAGCCTTCCGTTCAGACGACGCCTCAGATGTGCATTTTCCGCATTGTTGCCTACAATGTGCAACACAGGCATACCAATCAAACAGTGAGCACCGCACCGACCGAGCACCTACGCTTGTGGCAGGCGCGGCTCTACCATGCGGTGCGTCGACAGGCATGCGACAGACTCCTGCCCTCTGCACATGTGGAGAGCGAACCGGGGCTTACTTCCTTCTGGTGGGGGAGCCGACGATCCTCTCGTTGCTTGCGCCGCACTTGAcgcctctcttctcgagCCTTGACCCAGCGCGGCCGGGCCCCGTGGCCTCGCGTCATCTTCGTCGGAGCTAGCATCCGGACTCAAAACGATTTCGTCACACGAATGGGTCTCCTGTGGGTTTggctgcctgcctctgcacGGGCGCGTTTCGCAGCCTTCAGCAGCCACGTGAGCACTGGAGACGGCCCTACCGGGCGAGACGTCGTCTTGCGAGACATGGGGCGATACCGCCTCAGAACACTCTGCTGAGTCTGCCTGCCGGCCGCTGTGCGCATCCGAGAAATCAGCGTCGCTGCAGTCGCGCAACTGCTGCATCCGCcgtggcgcggcggagcgtccgcggcgtccaCGCGAGCTCGCGGCCCTGGGCACGCTGGTCAGTCGGCGGGCCCTGCCTtgtcgcctccgtctcgcctccACAAAGCCATCCTCCATTATCTGATCGCGCCGAATCCGCCTGCCCTCGTCATCGATGCAGGGGTGCCTTGACTCGCGACAGGAGGGACAAACCCACGGCCCGGAATAGTTTTCGTGACCAGGAGATATGTTGCAGCACAGACGATGGTACCTGTCCCCGCAGGACTGGGCCtcgcagacgaggacgccgccatcgctgtcgctgcggaTCGCTTCTCCGCATGCAGGGCATCCTCCAAGATCGAACAGATTCTCAATTATGCGCGTGATCTCTTCGGAATTCTCCTCGTCCACCTGCGCACGCTTTTGGTCAAGTCTCCGCACTGGCACCAcaccctctctctctccagtcCTCGAGTACCGCGCCAACCACGTGAATCTTGTTTTGCACTGTGGGCAAGAATTCTCCCTTGTGAAACCCCATTTCTGGATGCAGAAATAATGGAAAACATGTCTGCAGCCGGAGATCAATCCCAGCGGGAGCAAATGCGACGACGCCGATGGGAAGAGCGGAGAGAACTCTgctcgcgcagacgagcggctccgcgtgtgcgcagcgctaggtggagagacagaggatgCACAAGGAGACACAACAGCATCCGCAGTACCTCCGGTATGGGACACTCGAGGCGCATACgatgacgaagaggaagaggaaccACCTAAAAGAGGCTCGGTCTCGGCCGTAGACTCCGACGCCTCAACCGAAGACCCACCTCCGGTTCCATCATTGTAAGGTCCCTCTGAGCACTGGTCATCTTGAAATTCACCCAAACAGGCACCACACGCAAGATCCAGATGCAAGCGCGAAAGCGGCACGACATCGGGGA is a genomic window of Besnoitia besnoiti strain Bb-Ger1 chromosome IV, whole genome shotgun sequence containing:
- a CDS encoding PHD-finger domain-containing protein (encoded by transcript BESB_056350) — protein: METPQSSALSRQQPAAKRRLTKRQVTTEVFPDVVPLSRLHLDLACGACLGEFQDDQCSEGPYNDGTGGGSSVEASESTAETEPLLGGSSSSSSSYAPRVSHTGGTADAVVSPCASSVSPPSAAHTRSRSSARAEFSPLFPSASSHLLPLGLISGCRHVFHYFCIQKWGFTRENSCPQCKTRFTWLARYSRTGEREGVVPVRRLDQKRAQVDEENSEEITRIIENLFDLGGCPACGEAIRSDSDGGVLVCEAQSCGDRYHRLCCNISPGHENYSGPWVCPSCRESRHPCIDDEGRRIRRDQIMEDGFVEARRRRQGRARRLTSVPRAASSRGRRGRSAAPRRMQQLRDCSDADFSDAHSGRQADSAECSEAVSPHVSQDDVSPGRAVSSAHVAAEGCETRPCRGRQPNPQETHSCDEIVLSPDASSDEDDARPRGPAALGQGSRREASSAAQATRGSSAPPPEGSNNAENAHLRRRLNGRLDGQPAPGALASCRPKGDGAQWLREILSLGASAGVRERGSNRGTSPSPGVPELSRVSDRIPSPVSSSSSRGLPSGSPSERPESVPCAASSTPSSSSTQRPPSASVSEPPAARGADTLSSLSVSSGSETANPDDPQTISALGKHLASLLEVGWEQQSSCVRSAASSQRTVDLADPPQASGSPDPTNGSMGADASSDSGSAAVLDAVPRIHRHPPPRRRIPINTELITTGAFRPKRQVAFPGPSSVLLKRRRQFSSSASTGRRAWARQQCLPVSVSATVRAGTGTVDWSRTRSSHEVPIATYASVTRDAVSRPDSVSASMRHSCAPVERRPAGSQRVESAETSSCVPCALPTHSAHLSSSSALASRNGLFSIRRAVPSYSESASRDTSLVSRPVPVCGSLLVSSNGTDSSARDNRAPTAGRNTAPTFRKKPSAGGAADEKRIPRYLEFLWEHIKRAVSSDGKRPRWLKAI